AGTTGTAATGACCACAATGAAATAACCCATAATCTAAGGTTAGCGATCTGCCAGCAATTAGAAGAAAACCAATCAACAGACTAGATGTAAATATGTCGTACACACCTTCGTCCAAATGGAGCCCTCATTGACCAGAGAAACTTCAACCAACTGCTGAAGTGCCCCGCGTTTCCTTATGCTTGCATCCCCATCATTTCCATTAGACACCTATAGATAAATAAGGAAACAGTGTCGAGCTCAATGCTTATAGAAGGTGTCAGAAAGGGTCCAACGTGTGTGCCAAGCCAGAGAACCATTTCCTTCAGAAAACATAGCAGCAAGCTCCCTGAGTTacctgatgaagaatctgaggaaTACTAGGGCCAGATTCAGGTGAAGAGCTGACTTTAACAGGTGAAAGCTTCTCAAGACTAGAGACTGCTTCGGGAGAACTTTCATTCGCAGGCTTCAATTCAGTCATCCCTCCAAGATCGGAGGCCATGTACCTGTTTATATCTACACGTGGAGTTGACAAAGAACTCTCCAAACACAGGCTATGATCTACAGTTTCAGGCTGCGTTGTCCAGGATGTTCTGTTTTCAGCTGAGGTACTGGCGTCGTACATCAGATCCTTGCTTGCAGAAATAGGAACACCCTTTTTGGAACCAGCCTCGAAACTGCGATAGATGTTCTCATGAGTTTCATCAGAAGCAGCTTGACCAGCAGACACTGTGTTTTGGGATGACTCCTGCAGGGAATTCCATTTCCTGACACCATCGCTATCAACAGAACCTGCAGAATATCTTCCAAAAAAGTTGCTTTTCTTTGAAACTACAGTGTATCCCTCTTCGGAAGAAGTTCCAACAATATCTGACTGGTCATAGAAAGATTTGGAACGCTGTCTCTCTTTCTTGCTTTGTACAAAATTCATAAGGTCAACCTCTATACGCGGGCTGTACTGCTTCAGTGCTCGTCTGATGGAATTTTGTTCCTCAACTGATAAACTGAGAATAAAGTTGAGGACTGATGTGGAATCAAAATGGGTAAATACTGATATAATGCAAGTAATAGCGGCTTCCTTTAGTTTTGTATTTTTATCGTGTACCAAAGGTGCTAACTTGGCCAGCCAAAGTTTTAGAATACCACTATTCCCGGATTCAGAATTCACTGCATGCTTATTGAAAGATTTGATAGCAAACTCAATAACAGCTAATTTAGCTTTTGGTGACCTCTGCTCATCCAACGAACGAAGCAATGCAGGTAAAAGAGAATCCACTCCATAAGCTTTGCTCACAATTTTCAAAGTTGTGGTGCACGGTTGGCGTACTAACTCCTTCGGATCAATTAACCGTGAGAAGACATGCGGTAAGATCCTCTCCATATAGCTTTCGAAAGGCCTTCTGCAGGCTGGAATGATCTCTGCTAATGTTGAAAGGGCTGCTTGTGCAACTTTATGGTGAGGGTCATCCAAGTGGTGAAAGAACAGTTTCATGACCTTCTCAAAACTCTGTGTGACTTCTTGAATACCCCTTGGTCCTTGTTGCAGCAAAGTCCTTAGAAAATTGAAAGCAGCAACTCTAGCAGACCAATCGGAAGTTGGACTTAGGCCCTCAGTCAAAGCATCATTTAGAGATGCTGGACCATCCACATAGTTTCCCATGTCATTATGTGCTAGCTGACTATCATCaaaactgtttctgctgcttGCAGAAACCCGTGCAGTGACAGGTTTCCTCAAAAGTGGCCGCTGGAAATTGGGAACGTAACTATTATGAGAATCCCTAAAGTTAGCATCTTTATAGGGTGTGTCAAGGTATGTCTTGTCCATGTGTGATGCCACATATCGCCTGCTTGCCCTGTTATTTGTATTGTCTTCGAAGGAACTTACTTCTTGCTGCCTTTCAGAACCTCTTTTTGCTGTATACGACAACGATAAAGCTGATAAAGTCTCACTTCCAGCATTACTGAGATATGAATATGTACGTGGATCTTTGGAACAATGACTCTGAGGATTGATGAAATCTGACACCATAGAACCACCATTTCGACTACTACCTCTAGATATATTAGAAACAGTTGAATCCGCAAACACGGAATTTGTCAAATGGTTTGAAGCAGAAACAGAGGCTGGAAATGGTGGGTCACGAGCTGATGGAGGGTCAACTCCTGCACTAGGAGCAATAAGAATGAAGCTTAGCCGTTCAGACTTGCTCGGAGACAGATAGCTAATTTCGTGCAATTACACACAGCATTTTTATTATCAAGATGAACTAATTCAACAGCCAGATCAATAGTTAACGAGCTATAAAATGAATACCTAGATCCAAGCTTGTTGACCGCATAGTAGAAGAATTGTGTTTGTCAGACATTTCAAGACCTCTCAGCATGCTCTCAATAGCAGTAACCTTTTGTTTACTTGCATGGAGAACACTTTCAAGGCTCCGTTCAGTACCTTTTCCAAGTGATTTTGCTTGTGATAGAAGCAAACCAGAAGAAACAGATGTACTGGAGTTCACGCTTGCAGATCTATCCATTGCGACAATTGCAGATGTTCCATATCCAGTAGAAGCAGGTGCTTGAGATGGAGTGCGCAATGCCGGCACGCCCCTTTCCCGCAGTGATGGAGAAGCATATCGTCTGTGCACACCCCCATCCTCGTCATTTATTATCTGTGCAACTTTGATGAAGTTAGGTTTCATTATAAATATATTTATTAGCTATTCTTACTCAAACTGTAAGCAAATGAAACCATATACCCTTTGAATCACAGGATCAAAAGAGGAAAATAGACGTCGAGAACGTTCTGGCCAGGTTTTTGTGAACATGCGATAGCAAGTTCTTGCAGTAGACCGTACCTGTAGAGTTCAAAAAGTTTAACTTCTTTAGATGATTAACTCATTATAGCAGCAATTCTCCACTCGAAAGGAAAAACTAATTGTTTTAAATCTTGTAGCCTGAGGATACCCATGACAACATTTCAAAGACGATCTACTAACTTCAAGGTTATACCTCACTCATTGCATCCCCCACACAACATTTAATAAGATCTTCATAAAGATCAGCCGCTCTTTGTATCTCAGGCTCATCAGCCCAGTACTCCAAAATCAGAAGAGCGTATTCGCAACACCTGAGAAACAAACAATCAATTACACAAACCGATGAATGCGAGCATAGCTACGCTCAAAcctaaagaaaagaagagaacacCTGGCACGAAGTATAGCACTGCGATCATTCTTCGCACAGTCAGCTACACGGGGAAGTACACGTGCAACTTTACAGTTGCGCAACATCTGAAGGAGCACGAGATACATTCAGGTATCAATAAGACTAAGAAAgagggagagagaaagagagggaGGAAGGATATAATATTGATTACCGTTTTTATGCAGTTATCTGCAGACTCAGCAATCACGAGTACAGTTATTACTACGAGCTTAAATAGAACCTGAAACATAATAACCAGAGTCTCAGTTAAGAAGGATACAAAGCCAGCAGCACTACGCAAGAGAAAAGATGAACTTACTGGAATGAACATTTCAGCACAAGCCTCAAAATCCCCGAGAAGCTCCTTAGATAACAAGCTCAAGAGATGACAAGCCTAGAGAAGGAATACCAATTAGTGAAAGGTGCAAAACTAACTGCATTTCCATCGACATGAATGCCAATCCAACAGCAATAACGTGATTCCATAGAAAATGAATATTCAGAAAAACTATCTCGACATGTCACCAGTCTTATGCGGATAAGCGTCAACTCAACAATCATCTACGAGTAATATTCTTTTACGAAGCtgtaatataaatatatatgactaCACCAGTGTGAATACCTGCTTTACTATACTTGAGCGCCGATCAGACAGTTGTGTGCTAAGGGGTGGAACAAGCTGCTTCAAAAGTGCAGGGAAACATGGATAATCAGTAGCACCTGATATGACAAAATTACACCGTCACAGACagcttttgaaaagaaaataatagCAGCTACACATGTACATAAGCTACATCAAATTCTGAGCAAAGGGCAATAAAAGATTAGTACTACTTATAAATACAAAACATAAGAAGTCTATAAGCTTCTCAAAATGCATGACAAAACACAGAATGGCAAGCAGAAGGAATTAAAGGATAAAATGATGAACTAACAATAAAAACTTCACTCAGGGCTTTCAGTTATGCAATACGTAGTAATATATAAAGATCAGATCTAAATAAAGTCATAAACTTCGTGTTctagtgtccaaaaataaaataaagacacAGACAGAAACAGGTTGAAACGGAGATGTGAGTCATCATTTTATATTGGATAAAAGATGAGTCAGTACAAACCTCCAAAGATAAGGCCTTCCACTCTTTGCATGGCAGCTATTCGGACAGACCAGTCTTTCTCCGGAACAAGAATAGACCCAATCTTATCAAATTCCCTAACTAGCTCCTTCTCGGAGTACACTTTTATAGGATCTACAGGCTTTTCCACCACATCACTTTCTCCTGCACCTCATGAAGGAGACACAATATGAACCTCAGAAGGCAGACAATACAAAATCGTATAATTAGATGTGCAAGCGTAACATTGAACAGAAACTGATAAAATAGTTAGCAAAAATAACGCTGAACAGAATTGTATTGACATTCCAAGTAACACAAGTCACATGGAGCAGATCATAAGCACAAAACAGTGAAACACGGGGAAAGCCCACACAGAATCTCAGACACACATACTGCAAGAAATATGGTAGAAATAGCCAAGCATCCAAAAACACATTAAAACTCTGCAACATCTCAGCCACGTCAAGTACACAAGTTCATCTAAAAGACATCTTACAAAACGACATCAAATGCCATAGCTGACCAACTTTCTAAAGAATGTCATAAACAATTAGCATCGATATCTAAAAGCTAAATCATCTAAAGTACATACTAACCTCCAGCAAGAGAAATTTCACGAGTTGAATTCTTAGCCTTAGGACTGCTCCTTTTCTGGTTAACATTCGCAGACTTCATTTGTGCTACATGTCCATCTGAGCTGCGAGTCTTTGGTTCAATTTTCTCTAACCTGGCATTAATATCCTTAACCTGCAGTGTTGGTTGCGCGAATCAGTATTTAGTTAGGCAAATGTGAACCCTATACTGCtgtttataaaaaagaaaaaacattctGCGGAGTTAAACAAAGGCCTATTTCAGGTACGGAATAAACAAAATCACTAATAATCACCATAAATGTTGGGAGATTATAACGCTGCAATTCTTCGCGAAACTGAGGCCCAACTTGTGTATACATCTCCTGGGGAGAGAAAGGAATAAAAATTAGTGAACAGTAgcttaaaaattaaaaatcacttCAAGTGTTACATTAATTTGAAGCCATGACCATATGAACCTAgaagagcaccaacaaaaccattCGATAGAGACTTGACATCCCAAGATATAGTAAGCATGATTGTTGATAAACTTATCCATCAGACAACCAGCAATTCAGCTTACAGTACAGTTCAACTAGAAATATAATTGGACGATACCTCCATGACAAGGAGATAAGATAATCCATCGTGGAGGGGCCTAATAACCATCTTTACTTTAGTCTTCACCAATTTACAAGTTGATTAGTCAATCATTCAGTTGCGTGTAGACTGCAACACGTTAAAAATAGGGTGGTGACAGAGAAGTATGGTCAATACTTAACAACAGGGCAGGGGTTGACCACGATATGTGTACACCAAATCTTCCTCTAACAAATTCTATTATATACTTTGATTCATTATGCACAATTCGAGTATATGAGCATCCTTAATTGTATGTACTATGTGCATCTCCTAAATAATAGAAATTAAAGCAGCGCATTACATACTAGCAAATACAATAATACATGAACACAAAATTGCCTCAAACACTGACCTCAATACATGATACAGCTGCTTCTCTTACAGCATGATTCGAGTCATTTAACATCTGCAAGATCTGAATGTACAAATATAGAAACATCAATTAAATATAAGAGGTATTAGATGCATCATACATCTTCAGAGGGATGAGATATATATGCAACTTCTACTTCCATTACTTAACAGTTCAATAATATGACAATAATTAGTTCTCTACACCGAAGCTGGGAGCTTTTAGTTATTTCCTGTTGGGTGTGATTAACAGATAGTGAAATAACTCGAGTCAGCTATATGGTTCTCTAACAAATTATACAGATCAATTGAAGGAGGGAAAAAAAATCCAGTCAAGTTTATACTGCAGTAACCTTATTGGTTAATTCACAAAATGCATAGCTGACATACCGGAGGAAGTATAACTCGTTGAAGGGGAAGCTCAGTAGATGCAAAAAGCCCAATAGCTGATGTGACAGCCCGTGCAAATTCTTCCCTAACTCTCCAGCTTTTGTGTGTCCAGGCATAAGAACCAGCTCTTTCAACAATGATTGTCGGAGATGATACCTGCATTATTGATTTCAGTGCTATCCGTTATTTGCGGGTTATCAAACTACTCAAACAGTGACTAAAAGTTATACGGACGATATACTTCAAGGAGAACAGAGTTTCCTCACAACAATCTGAAGCACTACAATAATTTGAATCTTCTAAAGATGGAATTGGCTTTTTGCCGCCAATGACAAAGAAATTTCAAAAACCCAAGAAATTTCTTATAAACCCAGCAGGCCAGGACAGTTCAACTTTTAGGTTGCATCACGTTTTTGTTGGTTACAtgaaacatatctttcaagtctcaTACCCATTGCTGGGTACCTCTGTAGTAGTCAGGTAGCGCATATAATTTCAGTGTGGCTAGTAATATAAAAATGCTTTTAGAAGGGGAAAAAAATGCTTCTTCTCTGAATAAAGCGCACAGCCACGTAATTTCTCTCAGTGGCAAATTCAACACTAACAGCCATCATACCACAGGAAGCAAGCCCTATCTTTTGGTGACATTAACCTATCTATGGAAATTTAAAGGCTCAACAGAAATCATAACAGAAAGGTGCATTTAGCAATACATGTCACGTGGGACAAAATGAACCTTTCCCATATAACACCATTTCTCCAGTAAATAACGGGAAGAAAATAGAAACTGGAAAGGAACTTGGATGGTCACCCCagaaaatttctttgaaaatacgaccaaaactaaaaaagaaacGTATCCCTAGCTGTACTGTGGACAACAAGATCAACTACTTCAAGACATAATATTATTGGACCAATCCATCAAATTAGtgcaaatttaccaaaatcagcgacCTTCACGTGGGATAATTTTAAATGCACCACAatcatatgagattgaatatccAAATCTAATTTAGTGGTTTTAaatggaaaattttgaaattaccTCCATCAGAGTAAGTAGAAGACTACGAGCAGCATCCCTTACAGGTTGTTTAGCATCACCTAATCTCTCAACAACAGCAGGAACAAGTGAATTGAAATGTAATTTCAAATGTTCACCAGACAATACAGCAGCAAAAGCTAATGCTTGTAAAGCACcttgtgaaaccctaaaattattaTCTTTCAAAAGATCTAAACAACAATCAACCAAACTAGTAATTTCCATTGATGTCATGCTTTTTCTAGATGCTTCTAATAATGAATGAACTCTTTCAACTCCAGCCATTCTCTCTTTAGTATCCTTTGATCTCGCCATTTCTAATGCCTCTTCCATTTCTCAAGAGAGGGTTTTTAAGGGTTACGGTTTTCAACGGATCTACTCTTTAACTCTCCCAGATCTACTGAAACTCTACCTTTCGCGGGAGATTTTGACGCAAAAACAAGTTGCAGAAGAGAGATAAGAGGGGAGTGAAGTGTGAAAGTTTTTGTCCAAACTTTTTTCTTGCTAGATTAACGGAGATGATGACATGTCTAGTTACAGGGGTTGATAAAATTAACCATGATTTTTGACATTAATTTGCTCCTCTTGCCAGTTGCCACTGCAATATTTAAAGAGGTGCTTTACCGATAAGGGTAATTTTGGAATTTTGAGGTTTATATACGTGCCTCGACAATGCACTGTTACTTTCCGGTACTTAACTTTATTGTGAACCGAAAAACACCCGTTTTTCCTGAAAAACGGTCTTAAGCATATAGTCTCGCCTATATAATGccgataaatagaaaataaatgCAGTTTTTTACGACCGTTTTTCCGTTATCACACACGTTATAATTGTTTTCTTAAAATTAGttttaaatttctttttcttctaaataacattttaacatgCGTATTTTAGAATTGTTTTCCCATTATCACGCGCGTTGTAATTGTGTAAATAACTTTCTTGCAATCTCTTTTGAGTTTTTTTTCGTCTCTAGGTTAAAATCTTAACACTtagaattaaaattttaaaataatacaGGGAATCTACATGATTAAAAACTTCAAATTTGAAAAACATAAGACTATTAAACTAGTGTTCAGAAATTTTAATGGTTATAATTCACCGTCACGACTTTTATCAAACTTTCGAAAATTTGtataataaaaatactaaaacactTTTAGAAAAATTTACTCCCTCGTCTGTCAATAAGTGACCTagctcaagtttgcacaattcttaaagcAAAGCGGGGATAGGAGTATTTTTTAGCTatatttttacaattatatccttatggataacaattagtaaaatttagaaatgattcatctctcaaactataccacggATATTCGTAAACTCTATATCATTAGGAAGCATTTtaaaagaacgcgcaattgggggatatcaaaactaattgggggatagaggaaaaagacaaaaactggatccaaatatcaaatcagggtcaccccttatccaagtatttttttaaatcctaatctacccctcactaatcaggtttagtggttaataataattaataaaaatcttaagtatttgttaaatgattcgtatgtatttgtatttgtatttgggtgagtgagatgagagtagaaagatggaaaaaaaattgagagggaattttttttggtgaaagcggaggatgattgtgaagagagaattgctgctaagaggttgaaaatttgatttttttttctttgaatccatcaTTGTTGCAGTTGAAATAGCTCGGTgtcggcattgtattcaaccgaaaaaccatgccggcatttgttggaaattttcataaatgtttgccactatcCGGGGAGGTCCGGGGGGCGTAGCCCCTCCCGGGACTTTGTCTCGTAAcaaaattttctggttttgatcttcaaaacctttttttttgttttaatcagtccactatcggcacagtcagttaattctcgagcatgccggtatctatgccggcatagtatgttgcttaaatttctatgctggcacatgatgaaaagtatccagaaaattaattttttttcacttgactaccggcattgataggatgttctcgagcatgccggaatTTAGTTCCGACATTgaattcatcaattccggcatggtcttcatcacttccggcgatgtaaaaatatatttccggcatggtcttcatcacttccgacatggtcttcatcacttccggcgatgtaaaaaatatatttctggcatggtcttcatcatttccgacatggtcttcatcacttccggcatggtcttcatcacttccggcatggccttcatcatttccgacatggtcttcatcacttccggcatgccCTTCATCAGTaccggcatgatcttcatcacttccgaatgtgaaaaaaataaatcgttttcaaagtaaggagccggcagagaaggagaagagaatctgaaagggagtggggaaaattaagaatttgaaagggaatggggaACATTTGGGTTTCAAAGCtttaaccctaaaagagattaataagaagtgaagatggaaatgggggatatgattttcttttttgattttaagttttttgatttttattttgagggaaagGTACTTTAGTATTTTTccccccaaaaaacaccccttagcagacactattggttgggggaagtaactcatatcccccaattagttttcatatcccccaattgtgtGTTCAAAAAACACCtacttaacgaatataaacacGATTATTAAATTATGCATATatcttatactaacaataatcaattaaaagggtagttttagaaatatcccatcttttaatgatataggtcatctattagtgagacaaaatttaaaaatgaataggtcaTCTATTAGAAATGGATAGGTCATCtattagtgggacaaaatttaaaaatggATAAGTCATCTATTTACGGACCAAAGGattattaaaaggaaaaaaaaaacttagtaaACGTTTTTTGGACTTGTTATAATGTTTTCACGCACGTTATAACCGTTAAATAAGAAtttcaaatctttttttttatatttaaccgttataactctcgttattttattatttttttaaaagtacaaaaaacaagttttttccCTAAATAACGCGTTTGTAGCCCGATTCGTACTCACACCCATCATAACATGTTATAACGGTCACACTTAATACATGTGATCTGAGCCGCgacccgtttttcaaaccttggtatGAACTATGAACTGTATGAGTTGTATGTCATGCGTCTGCCCTGACAATTTAGAGTATTACGGTACACCGAGGCCGGTTCAACTTGTGACTATTTTGAAGTGGCTCAACATTCTTGTATTTCAAAATGTAGAAGGAAAAAATGCGGTTTAGTCTCCGTCCAATACAAAATGGTCCTTTTTTTTATTcgaaataaatatgaaaagtacACAAATAATCTTcatgatttacaatttagtccaaatatttacagtttagtaCAAAATGATTCATCATGATGTCATTAATTTTAAATagtataaaaataattaaaaaaacgaTTTATCTTTCAAATCGCTAGTCCAAAAtttgcaaactttatatattcggaaagctctttccgagatctACAAAAAGAGCACCCACATGATTATATaattttcaattaattttttttaatttacactgGTGTGGAACTATGTACACGACTGCAAAATTCCAGAAAGTCCAACATCCATACTTATAAAACATGCAATATATCCATGAGACGAGACAATattgtacaactatgtgcacacctGCAACCAGAAAATCCAATATCCACGCCAATAAAACATGCCATATATTCATGAGACAGAACGgtcgtgtacaactatgtacacgtctacaaaatccaaaaaatccaaaattcatacCCAAAATGCAGGTCATATATTCATGAGAAAAGACAAGATGCACCAGTTTATACACACATACAACTTGAATCGACTACTTAAGCACCAATAACGCTATCCACGTCGAATAAACTTAACATTGAAACTCATATGGATTTGAACCATCTCCGCGAACCTTGTGATAGACCGGACgctctaccattttgagcttATGAGTCCCATTACAAACTAATTGGGAATTTTAGGAGCATTTCAAACAAAAaaagattgtgcaagcaatgtCAAATCTAATTTATGTGTTTGTGTTACATCAAGAATACAAAGCACAGTTTGGATAACTTttcctatgtaaagagtggtcaggatttgtccttgggAAAGATAAATCCATGACGCGGTTTTGCTGTTAAAACTCTCTATGTTTCCGTCACTACACTTCCTCTTAATTGTCCTCCATTATTACCTGATTTCAGGAtttaaaggaagaaaaaagaatattGAAACCTTTCGCTTCTTCATTCGTGTTAAAAGTTCTACGTTTTGCCCTTCTGTGTCCCAGAGTATTAGTCCTAATGAGTGAGAAACATAATTGGGAAAAATGAGAGTAGAGAGATTAATGGGTAGTATAAACTCTTTGGTTGCGTAAATAAGTTTCGAGTATATAGTTTTCGAGAGAGCTAATGGAATCATAAATCAGAGGAATAGGAAAGAATATAAAATCCCCACCtcctgtgtgtgtgtgttttttttttgaaattgtttTTGAACCAAAATTTACACTTGAATTTCAAATTCCTTTGGTTTTCGAGAGAGATAACTTTATTTCGAATTTCATATTCCTTCGGTTTTTCCAATTTAAGTGAAAAGTCTGTTCTTGGATTCTTAGTTTTTATTAATGAGATCTTACAGGGGTTGATCTGTAAATAGAGTTATGGAAGATATATGGTGGTCCTTCTGTGGATGATCCAATGAAGAATAGATACGAATAGTTTATTGGTTCCCTTAAGGTACGTTGATTGATTTTGAATTCATCACTTTTATGGAAATTTTGGATGTCGGGTATTTCTTTGATTAAATCATTAATTCCGAATTCGTTTGGTATTACTATTGGGTACGTTGATTGATTTTGTATTCTTAGGTTAATTGTTGCTATTGCTTTCCTCCTTACTATGCGTCGTAGCCCATAGTGTTGTTTCTTCTTTAGCACAGGGTGATTtctctattaaaaaaaaatacaggGTGATTTTCGGGGTACCAGATGGTCCATTCTCACTAAGGTCAGAGATCTCAATCAAGATCACCTCGGCAATATTGGATCACGTAGGAAGAAGTAAACATGAGCTCTAAACCCAGAATATGAACTGGACCTCTATTTCATTCTCAACTTTGCTGGTAAGTACTTCTTCTCAAATTTTATATATGAAACATAGAGTGTGCATATTGATTCTTTGATTATAAGTGTTACCACTTGAAATTTAAATGACACCAAGATATCAGATTGTCCACTAATTATTGAGCTTATGACAATATATTGCAGAAAATGAGTTGCAATGATATGTCAAAGAAAGAGATATTAGTGAAAAGAATTCGAAGGATCTTCGGTCTTATAGACAAGGAATCCATCAACCAGATTTGTTTACTAGATTTTGGTTTTTTCGGTCTTTTTTGTAACGACATTTTCAAATTTGATGTTCCTGCAAATGCTTTTGATATTGCTTCGAAGAAAGATAGATGATGATACAAGGTGAACCATTTACTGATTATTTCCTAAGATTTTATTATGAAGGATCACATGATCTTAGTATTCAGGTATTATCTCTTTCAATTcaagtttgttttttttggatGAGTTGtactttttgatttcttttgttaAATAAGATTGAGGATGTGGAACCAAAAGTAGTTGGATATATGGAAAAAGGTAGTTACTTTCAAGGATTTGaaatgtgaaaaatactataaccccctactatatgggttcaacatatagaagccccatgcaaagatgagggtacccaaatatacctcaaactaaaacttttccacatataatTCCTTTAtccaaaagtgattgtttatggactgagtcgagacaatacaacaaatcggttcacacttcgtgtaatcgtctatggatacgagatcgagacaatacaacaacgaagtatgttcacttgataaaaggttcggacttaaccaaacacaataagattacttatcaagtaaataggaattaacgtttgtgtaatttactttaaattataataacaacaattataattgcggaaaataaaagtaaatgacacaacaagattttgttaacgaggaaaccgcaaatgcagaaaaaccccgggaccttgtccagaatagaatactctcatgattaaaccgctatacaaaatcaaaccaacttcgtatagttgagaccaagcaactaaacctatagttcacctagttccgtctgtattcccacgcctccgacctgtaataagtcacgtacttggaacaactcctttggttcgtattccaaacagtaaaggaaca
This DNA window, taken from Papaver somniferum cultivar HN1 chromosome 3, ASM357369v1, whole genome shotgun sequence, encodes the following:
- the LOC113358306 gene encoding CLIP-associated protein-like isoform X3: MEEALEMARSKDTKERMAGVERVHSLLEASRKSMTSMEITSLVDCCLDLLKDNNFRVSQGALQALAFAAVLSGEHLKLHFNSLVPAVVERLGDAKQPVRDAARSLLLTLMEVSSPTIIVERAGSYAWTHKSWRVREEFARAVTSAIGLFASTELPLQRVILPPILQMLNDSNHAVREAAVSCIEEMYTQVGPQFREELQRYNLPTFMVKDINARLEKIEPKTRSSDGHVAQMKSANVNQKRSSPKAKNSTREISLAGGAGESDVVEKPVDPIKVYSEKELVREFDKIGSILVPEKDWSVRIAAMQRVEGLIFGGATDYPCFPALLKQLVPPLSTQLSDRRSSIVKQACHLLSLLSKELLGDFEACAEMFIPVLFKLVVITVLVIAESADNCIKTMLRNCKVARVLPRVADCAKNDRSAILRARCCEYALLILEYWADEPEIQRAADLYEDLIKCCVGDAMSEVRSTARTCYRMFTKTWPERSRRLFSSFDPVIQRIINDEDGGVHRRYASPSLRERGVPALRTPSQAPASTGYGTSAIVAMDRSASVNSSTSVSSGLLLSQAKSLGKGTERSLESVLHASKQKVTAIESMLRGLEMSDKHNSSTMRSTSLDLGVDPPSARDPPFPASVSASNHLTNSVFADSTVSNISRGSSRNGGSMVSDFINPQSHCSKDPRTYSYLSNAGSETLSALSLSYTAKRGSERQQEVSSFEDNTNNRASRRYVASHMDKTYLDTPYKDANFRDSHNSYVPNFQRPLLRKPVTARVSASSRNSFDDSQLAHNDMGNYVDGPASLNDALTEGLSPTSDWSARVAAFNFLRTLLQQGPRGIQEVTQSFEKVMKLFFHHLDDPHHKVAQAALSTLAEIIPACRRPFESYMERILPHVFSRLIDPKELVRQPCTTTLKIVSKAYGVDSLLPALLRSLDEQRSPKAKLAVIEFAIKSFNKHAVNSESGNSGILKLWLAKLAPLVHDKNTKLKEAAITCIISVFTHFDSTSVLNFILSLSVEEQNSIRRALKQYSPRIEVDLMNFVQSKKERQRSKSFYDQSDIVGTSSEEGYTVVSKKSNFFGRYSAGSVDSDGVRKWNSLQESSQNTVSAGQAASDETHENIYRSFEAGSKKGVPISASKDLMYDASTSAENRTSWTTQPETVDHSLCLESSLSTPRVDINRYMASDLGGMTELKPANESSPEAVSSLEKLSPVKVSSSPESGPSIPQILHQVSNGNDGDASIRKRGALQQLVEVSLVNEGSIWTKYFNQILTVVLEVLDDSDSSIRELALSVIVEMLNNQKESMEDSVEIVIEKLLHVTKDTVAKVSSEAEQCLTLVLSQYDPFRCLTVIVPLLVSEDEKTLVTCINCLTKLVGRLSQQELMTQLPSFLPALFDAFGNQSADVRKTVVFCLVDIYIMLGKSFLPYLEGLNSTQLRLVTIYANRISQARSGTTIDANHG